One segment of Triticum aestivum cultivar Chinese Spring chromosome 2A, IWGSC CS RefSeq v2.1, whole genome shotgun sequence DNA contains the following:
- the LOC123186331 gene encoding dirigent protein 22, giving the protein MHSRLTSAFLATLLAGMATVLFASAADGVGTQDAPKHLHFYMHDAYTGPKPTTVLIVNGTGQPLKGSGGGARFGDTVVMDDRLTEGPTLASRVVGRAQGFYVTASQGDPAMLVAMNVLLAAGPYNGSSLTVMGRNNIAMPERELTVVGGTGVSRMATGYVLWKTASWTGRNAVLELDAFVYVSPAAAGA; this is encoded by the coding sequence ATGCATTCCCGCCTCACCTCTGCATTTCTAGCTACGCTACTCGCGGGCATGGCCACCGTTCTTTTTGCCTCGGCCGCCGACGGCGTGGGCACGCAGGACGCCCCCAAACATCTCCACTTCTACATGCACGACGCCTACACTGGCCCCAAACCCACCACTGTTCTAATCGTCAACGGGACCGGCCAGCCGCTgaagggctccggcggcggcgcccggtTCGGTGACACGGTGGTCATGGACGACCGCCTCACCGAGGGCCCTACGCTGGCCTCGAGAGTCGTCGGGCGTGCCCAGGGATTCTACGTGACAGCGTCCCAGGGCGACCCCGCGATGCTCGTCGCCATGAACGTGCTGCTCGCCGCCGGGCCTTACAACGGGAGCTCGCTGACCGTGATGGGCCGCAACAACATCGCGATGCCGGAGCGGGAGCTGACGGTGGTTGGCGGGACCGGGGTTTCCAGGATGGCCACCGGGTACGTGCTCTGGAAAACTGCGAGCTGGACCGGGAGGAACGCCGTCCTCGAGCTGGATGCCTTCGTCTACGTGAGTCCGGCGGCCGCCGGTGCATGA